One stretch of Candidatus Binatia bacterium DNA includes these proteins:
- the pyrF gene encoding orotidine 5'-phosphate decarboxylase, with amino-acid sequence MADSAVPPPGNFADRLIARVRELGHPLCLGLDPHLSLIPPLFRRGAMQPNDPATPPGVGDFLLAVLERYAGYVAAVKPQMAFFEQMGARGVEVLERVIARARSLGMIVILDAKRGDIDSTAAAYAQCLAPHSPLYSDGLTVNPYLGSDALAPFVHAAAEHGGGVFVLVKTSNPGASDLQDLDCGGCRLFERVAQMLAPMSEELCGATGWSSLGAVVGARYPADARRIRERLPRALFLVPGFGSQGGGVRDALAGFVAGPMGLEGGIVNSSRALLFPAGSATDNVAAWERAIDAARDRTIEELRSACARKG; translated from the coding sequence ATGGCGGATTCAGCCGTGCCGCCTCCCGGGAATTTTGCAGACCGCCTGATCGCGCGCGTGCGGGAGCTGGGGCACCCGTTGTGCCTGGGGCTCGACCCTCACCTGTCCCTGATCCCACCTCTATTTCGTCGCGGTGCGATGCAACCCAACGACCCCGCAACGCCTCCGGGAGTGGGCGATTTCTTGTTGGCCGTTCTGGAGCGATATGCTGGGTACGTTGCGGCAGTGAAACCGCAAATGGCGTTTTTCGAGCAGATGGGGGCGCGAGGGGTCGAGGTGCTGGAACGCGTGATCGCGCGGGCACGCTCGCTCGGGATGATCGTCATCCTGGATGCCAAGCGGGGCGATATAGATTCCACCGCCGCGGCCTACGCACAGTGCCTCGCGCCGCACTCGCCGCTGTACAGTGACGGCCTCACCGTGAATCCGTACCTCGGAAGCGACGCGCTCGCGCCGTTCGTGCACGCGGCGGCGGAGCACGGTGGGGGCGTGTTCGTGCTGGTCAAAACCAGCAACCCCGGCGCTTCCGACCTGCAGGACCTCGATTGCGGCGGCTGTCGGTTGTTCGAGCGGGTGGCGCAAATGCTGGCCCCGATGAGCGAGGAGTTGTGCGGCGCAACCGGGTGGTCGTCGCTCGGGGCGGTGGTCGGAGCTCGCTATCCCGCCGACGCCCGGCGTATCCGTGAGCGACTCCCTCGCGCGTTGTTCCTTGTGCCCGGTTTTGGCTCGCAGGGTGGTGGCGTGCGTGATGCTCTTGCCGGATTCGTGGCAGGTCCCATGGGCCTCGAAGGTGGAATCGTGAATTCGTCGCGCGCGTTGCTGTTTCCTGCGGGTAGTGCAACCGACAATGTTGCCGCCTGGGAGCGCGCCATTGATGCCGCACGCGACCGTACCATCGAAGAGCTGCGCAGCGCGTGTGCCCGGAAGGGGTAG
- the fabG gene encoding 3-oxoacyl-[acyl-carrier-protein] reductase FabG, whose amino-acid sequence MADLNGKFALVTGSSRGIGRGIALELARAGAHVAVHYRRERDAAEATAREIEALGRKSVVVAADVSDWPQVKAMAETVLQHFGRLDIVVANSGVASRPAPVWEMDIEHWQRVIAVDLHGAFYTCRATVGHLVRQGSGSVILVSSIGADLCAPFGAPYYAAKAGVNALTKTLAKECAPARVRVNAIAPGLVHTDMGERMLRAHGDALLSTIPLGRAGTPEEIGKAAVFLASDDAAFITGKILRIDGGAWM is encoded by the coding sequence ATGGCGGATCTGAACGGTAAATTTGCGCTCGTGACCGGCTCTTCGCGTGGGATCGGTCGTGGAATCGCTCTCGAACTGGCTCGTGCGGGAGCCCACGTCGCGGTGCACTATCGCCGGGAGCGGGATGCGGCTGAGGCCACGGCTAGGGAAATCGAGGCGCTTGGGCGCAAGAGTGTCGTCGTCGCGGCGGACGTCTCCGACTGGCCGCAAGTGAAAGCCATGGCGGAAACCGTTTTGCAGCACTTCGGCCGGCTGGACATTGTGGTGGCCAACTCCGGTGTAGCGTCGCGGCCCGCGCCGGTGTGGGAGATGGACATCGAACACTGGCAGCGTGTCATCGCTGTGGACTTGCACGGCGCCTTTTACACATGCCGGGCTACGGTCGGGCACCTCGTCCGACAAGGCTCCGGCTCGGTCATTCTCGTTTCCTCCATAGGGGCCGACCTGTGTGCGCCGTTCGGCGCTCCGTACTACGCGGCCAAAGCGGGGGTGAACGCGCTGACCAAAACCCTCGCAAAGGAGTGTGCGCCGGCGCGGGTTCGCGTGAATGCGATCGCGCCAGGTTTGGTCCACACCGACATGGGGGAACGAATGCTGCGCGCGCACGGGGATGCGCTACTCTCCACGATCCCGTTAGGGCGCGCCGGCACGCCTGAGGAAATCGGCAAGGCGGCTGTGTTTCTGGCGAGCGACGATGCCGCCTTCATCACTGGCAAAATATTGCGCATCGACGGAGGTGCGTGGATGTGA
- a CDS encoding beta-N-acetylhexosaminidase: MNGTGSLLTVGIPGPRLDSATREFLDRIRPGVVILFRRNVEAGLDALRRLIADLHDLPWHPLVAIDHEGGRVMRLDEPFTRFPPAAVVGARRDQALARDVAFAMGRELASVGFDLVYAPVLDVLTRTDNAVIADRALGSAPHWVARLGAAQVRGFWDAGILCCGKHFPGHGDTAVDSHYDLPHVEAGFAELERRELVPFRAAIEVGVPMLMTAHVVYSASSGGLPATLDPLFLRTVLREKLRFGGVVVTDDLEMGAVQRIRSPSEAAVEAVEAGADGVLVCQTSTAALAVALALEKAAEERPHMREAVETACRRWLAVREKLAALPRSSCELPCAEHRRLAQSIASRS, from the coding sequence GTGAATGGTACGGGATCGCTGCTGACCGTTGGCATTCCGGGGCCCCGGCTGGATTCGGCTACCCGGGAATTCCTCGACCGCATTCGGCCGGGGGTCGTCATTCTTTTTCGGCGCAACGTCGAGGCCGGATTGGACGCACTCCGACGTTTGATTGCAGACCTCCACGACCTGCCCTGGCACCCGCTCGTCGCCATTGATCACGAAGGCGGCCGCGTGATGCGGCTGGACGAGCCCTTTACCCGATTCCCGCCGGCGGCGGTCGTGGGCGCACGGCGAGACCAGGCTTTGGCCCGCGACGTGGCATTTGCCATGGGCCGGGAGTTGGCTTCGGTGGGTTTCGATCTCGTGTACGCGCCGGTGCTGGATGTTCTGACCCGCACCGACAATGCCGTCATCGCGGATCGAGCTTTAGGCAGCGCACCGCATTGGGTTGCCCGGCTCGGTGCGGCCCAGGTGCGAGGATTTTGGGACGCAGGAATTCTCTGCTGCGGTAAACACTTTCCCGGGCATGGCGACACTGCAGTGGACTCGCACTACGACCTCCCGCACGTCGAAGCGGGGTTTGCGGAGCTGGAGCGGCGCGAGTTGGTGCCCTTCCGTGCGGCCATCGAAGTCGGCGTGCCGATGCTCATGACGGCGCACGTGGTATACTCGGCTTCCTCGGGGGGACTCCCCGCCACGCTCGACCCGTTGTTTCTGCGCACCGTCCTGCGCGAAAAGTTGCGCTTTGGGGGTGTGGTGGTCACCGACGACCTGGAGATGGGTGCCGTGCAGCGCATCCGGTCGCCTTCCGAAGCTGCCGTGGAAGCGGTTGAAGCGGGTGCCGATGGCGTGCTCGTGTGCCAAACGAGCACCGCGGCGCTGGCGGTGGCTTTGGCGCTCGAGAAGGCCGCAGAGGAACGGCCGCACATGCGAGAGGCTGTGGAGACCGCTTGTCGCCGCTGGCTCGCCGTGCGGGAGAAACTCGCAGCTTTACCCCGATCCTCGTGCGAACTCCCCTGCGCGGAACACCGGCGCCTGGCACAATCGATCGCATCCCGATCGTAG
- the nasE gene encoding nitrite reductase, translating into MSEFVRVASVQDIPPQRGKAFEIQGRSIAVFHTRDGKFYAIENTCKHKGGPLAEGELDEHTVFCPWHGWAYDVTTGECLEDSESSVEHFEVKVEGDEIWVRV; encoded by the coding sequence ATGAGCGAGTTCGTTCGGGTGGCTTCGGTTCAAGACATCCCACCGCAGCGGGGCAAAGCATTCGAAATCCAGGGGCGGAGCATTGCCGTGTTTCACACGCGCGACGGAAAGTTTTATGCCATCGAGAATACCTGCAAGCACAAGGGTGGTCCGTTGGCAGAAGGCGAACTCGACGAGCACACGGTGTTTTGCCCCTGGCACGGGTGGGCGTATGACGTCACCACCGGAGAGTGCCTGGAAGACAGTGAGTCGTCGGTCGAACACTTCGAGGTGAAGGTGGAAGGCGACGAGATTTGGGTGCGTGTGTGA
- the lolD gene encoding lipoprotein-releasing system ATP-binding protein LolD gives MSEWLIRAEGLCKVYGDGHAITVLDHLDLEVREREVLAIVGQSGVGKSTLLHILGTLDVPSAGRVWFQGKDLFALDEVQQAEFRNREIGFVFQFHHLLPDFDAVENVMMPALVGGMRRSQARVRAQELLARVGLADRMDHRPGQLSGGELQRVAIARALVLSPKAILADEPTGNLDPETAAEVHDLLLELNRERGTTLVLVTHNEALARLAHRVLRLHHGKLHPS, from the coding sequence GTGAGTGAGTGGCTGATTCGGGCAGAGGGGTTGTGCAAAGTGTATGGCGACGGCCACGCCATCACCGTGTTGGACCATCTGGATTTGGAGGTACGGGAGCGCGAAGTGTTAGCCATCGTGGGGCAGTCGGGCGTCGGCAAGAGCACCTTGCTCCACATCCTCGGAACATTGGATGTCCCCTCGGCAGGGCGCGTGTGGTTCCAAGGGAAGGATTTGTTCGCCCTCGACGAAGTGCAACAAGCCGAGTTCCGCAACCGCGAGATTGGGTTTGTGTTTCAGTTCCATCATTTGTTGCCGGATTTCGATGCCGTAGAAAACGTGATGATGCCGGCGCTGGTTGGGGGAATGCGCCGATCGCAAGCGCGGGTGCGGGCGCAGGAGTTGCTCGCTCGTGTGGGTTTGGCCGACCGAATGGATCACCGCCCGGGACAGTTATCGGGAGGCGAGCTGCAGCGCGTCGCCATTGCGCGTGCGTTGGTGCTGTCTCCCAAAGCGATCCTGGCAGACGAACCCACCGGCAACCTCGACCCGGAAACCGCGGCCGAGGTGCACGACTTGCTCCTGGAACTCAATCGCGAGCGGGGTACTACGCTGGTGCTGGTGACCCATAACGAAGCCTTGGCCCGGCTGGCGCATCGGGTGTTGCGCTTGCATCACGGCAAGTTGCACCCGAGCTGA
- a CDS encoding ABC transporter permease: protein MRGVIAERIPFELMVGLRYLRARRRERFISLITWIAFGGVVLGVTTLNLVLGIMTGFEEDLRDRILGFQAHVIVQGPNGSIADAREVIEMVRSTPGVQSAAPVVYGEVMLTTAAGVTGAQVRGVDEHAPAVWPLLRQIKGREFEDLFRKHPFTSESEPARQVELPGMFLGHELTRQLGVVVGDPVSVVSPLAIPSAVGLVPRVRRFVVLGWFEAGMTEYDAALVYMNLADAQRFFDLGSGVSAIEVRARNIDDARAVRDRLRERLGAQYDVRDWMDNNRTLFAALQMEKTVYFLVLLLIILVAAFNIVAMLVLTVLEKRRDIAVLKSLGATSAAVARIFHYKGLVIGACGTLAGSALALSAGAVLQRYPVIPLPENVFYVNALPVRMHWSHFFVVGLASLAICFLATIYPARRAARLVPVEVLRSE from the coding sequence ATGCGGGGAGTGATTGCCGAGCGAATCCCGTTCGAACTGATGGTGGGCTTGCGCTACCTGCGGGCCCGCCGGCGGGAACGTTTCATTTCCCTGATCACGTGGATTGCGTTCGGGGGCGTGGTGCTGGGTGTGACGACGTTGAATCTTGTTCTCGGCATCATGACCGGGTTCGAGGAAGACCTCCGCGATCGCATCCTTGGGTTTCAGGCGCATGTGATTGTGCAAGGGCCGAACGGTTCCATTGCGGATGCGCGCGAGGTGATCGAGATGGTTCGCTCGACCCCCGGTGTGCAGAGCGCGGCACCGGTGGTGTACGGAGAAGTCATGCTCACCACTGCTGCCGGAGTGACGGGCGCTCAGGTGCGCGGGGTGGACGAGCACGCCCCTGCTGTGTGGCCGCTCCTGAGACAAATCAAGGGCCGGGAGTTTGAAGACTTGTTCCGGAAGCATCCGTTTACCTCGGAGAGCGAGCCTGCGCGGCAAGTGGAACTGCCCGGAATGTTTTTGGGCCACGAGCTCACGCGCCAGCTTGGAGTTGTGGTGGGAGATCCCGTCAGCGTCGTATCACCCTTGGCGATTCCATCCGCCGTCGGGTTGGTACCGAGGGTGCGCCGCTTCGTCGTACTCGGCTGGTTCGAGGCCGGCATGACGGAATACGACGCTGCCCTGGTGTATATGAATCTCGCCGACGCGCAGCGTTTTTTCGATCTCGGCAGCGGCGTGTCGGCCATCGAAGTCCGCGCCCGCAATATCGACGACGCGCGAGCGGTGCGCGACCGCTTGCGCGAGCGCCTGGGTGCCCAGTACGACGTGCGTGACTGGATGGACAATAACCGCACCTTGTTTGCTGCTCTGCAGATGGAAAAAACGGTGTACTTTTTGGTGCTCTTGCTCATCATCTTGGTGGCAGCCTTCAACATTGTTGCGATGCTCGTGCTCACCGTTCTGGAAAAGCGGCGCGACATCGCCGTGCTGAAATCCCTGGGCGCCACGTCGGCTGCCGTTGCCCGAATTTTTCATTACAAAGGACTCGTCATTGGCGCCTGCGGCACACTGGCCGGAAGCGCATTGGCGCTGTCGGCTGGAGCGGTTTTGCAGCGTTACCCCGTGATCCCGCTTCCCGAAAACGTGTTTTACGTGAACGCCTTGCCCGTGCGCATGCACTGGTCGCACTTCTTCGTGGTCGGGCTCGCCTCGCTGGCCATTTGTTTCCTAGCCACCATTTACCCGGCTCGAAGAGCAGCGCGGTTGGTGCCCGTGGAGGTGCTTCGCAGTGAGTGA
- the lolE gene encoding ABC transporter permease: protein MGYELFIALRYLLSRRQGSFGSWSTVTSALGLFVGVLTLNVVLAVYTGFEEELRERILGFHPHLVVLSFTGTIGDPEAVAEKVRAEPQVRAVAPFVLAQGMLTAGQDVRGVLVRGITARSEEVMPLSRFLRAGSLAPLYERGNEDPGAILPIVIGKGVAEKLHVAVGDHVELVSPAAQSTAVGLVPHVQAMRVVGIFDSGLGEYDGVLAFMGLPEAQRLFRFDGRVTGLEVRLSDVYEAPRLSRELSDRLGFPYRVRNWIDLNRNLFSALTLGKIVYSIVLLLIVLVAAFNIVSTLIMVVMEKRKDLAILLSMGATRASVRRIFVGKGMIIGSAGTVAGSLAGYVVCLLIRRYRFVELPADVYAIDRLAVRIYPEYFLLVAVVALLLCWLATLYPARQAARLSPVEVIRYE from the coding sequence ATGGGTTACGAGCTGTTCATCGCGCTCCGCTACCTGCTCTCGCGCCGCCAGGGATCGTTCGGTTCGTGGAGTACGGTGACCTCGGCGTTGGGGTTGTTCGTGGGCGTGCTCACCCTCAACGTCGTCTTGGCGGTGTACACCGGCTTCGAAGAGGAGTTGCGCGAGCGGATCCTGGGATTCCATCCCCATTTGGTCGTGCTCAGTTTCACGGGCACGATCGGCGATCCGGAGGCGGTGGCGGAAAAGGTGAGGGCGGAACCGCAAGTTCGCGCGGTCGCTCCATTCGTGTTGGCGCAAGGAATGTTGACGGCCGGCCAAGACGTCAGGGGTGTGCTCGTGCGCGGCATCACTGCGCGTTCCGAGGAGGTGATGCCGCTGAGCCGATTTTTGCGCGCTGGGTCGCTCGCTCCCTTGTACGAGCGGGGGAACGAAGACCCCGGCGCCATCTTGCCTATCGTCATCGGCAAGGGCGTAGCCGAAAAGCTCCATGTGGCCGTTGGCGACCATGTGGAGCTGGTTTCGCCGGCAGCACAAAGCACTGCAGTGGGTTTGGTGCCGCACGTGCAGGCGATGCGTGTGGTGGGGATTTTCGACTCGGGCTTGGGTGAATATGACGGCGTGCTGGCTTTCATGGGCCTCCCCGAAGCACAGCGTTTGTTTCGCTTCGACGGGCGGGTGACCGGCTTGGAGGTGCGCTTGAGCGACGTGTACGAAGCACCGCGCCTCAGCCGAGAACTCAGCGATCGCTTGGGTTTCCCCTACCGCGTGCGCAACTGGATCGATTTGAACCGCAATCTCTTTTCTGCCCTCACTCTGGGCAAGATCGTTTACTCCATCGTGCTTCTGCTGATTGTGCTGGTGGCGGCCTTCAACATCGTGTCCACGCTCATCATGGTGGTAATGGAGAAGCGAAAGGACTTGGCCATCCTCCTCTCCATGGGCGCCACGCGCGCCAGCGTGCGCCGGATCTTCGTGGGAAAGGGAATGATCATTGGTAGCGCGGGCACTGTGGCGGGAAGCTTGGCGGGCTACGTCGTTTGCTTGCTGATCCGCCGCTACCGATTCGTGGAGCTTCCGGCAGACGTGTACGCCATCGATCGCTTAGCTGTGCGCATTTACCCGGAATACTTTTTGTTGGTCGCTGTCGTGGCCTTGCTCTTGTGTTGGCTTGCGACGCTGTATCCGGCCCGGCAAGCTGCGCGCCTCTCGCCGGTAGAGGTCATCCGCTACGAGTGA
- the lysS gene encoding lysine--tRNA ligase, producing the protein MTEELSEQERVRRQKLELLRARGVDPYPNDFRPTHTAARVLEWYGTFSAEALAQCQDVVAVAGRMLTRRDFGKASFFHLLDRSGTIQVYVRRDLVGDELFEVFKLSDLGDFFGVVGRPFRTRTNELTIEAHQLRLLAKALRPLPEKWHGLTDVEARYRQRYLDLIANPQSRQVFLLRSRLIERVRAFFNAREFIEVETPMMHPIPGGAAARPFVTHHNALDMDLYLRIAPELYLKRLLVGGFERVYEINRNFRNEGISVRHNPEFTMLEFYWAYATYEDLMVLTEELFVTLADELKGTRVLPYGDWTLDLTPPFRRISIPSYLAERAGVDVDAVFALDLQTLRKVAQRLEVPVEKDYAGHYGPAAAGHMLVDVFEAAALKDLVQPTFVYHYPASVSPLARRNKEHPTFVDRFELYCAQREICNAFSELNDPLDQRQRFEEQLRARAAGDEEAHAMDEDFLRALEHGMPPAAGEGIGIDRLVMLFTNSPSIRDVILFPQLRPD; encoded by the coding sequence GTGACTGAAGAGTTGTCCGAGCAAGAGCGGGTTCGTCGCCAAAAACTCGAGCTGCTGCGCGCTCGCGGGGTGGACCCCTATCCGAACGACTTCCGCCCGACGCACACGGCGGCGCGGGTGCTGGAATGGTACGGAACCTTCAGCGCCGAGGCGCTGGCCCAGTGCCAGGACGTGGTGGCCGTTGCCGGGCGAATGTTGACCCGGCGCGACTTCGGCAAGGCCTCGTTTTTCCACTTGCTCGACCGCAGTGGCACGATCCAGGTGTACGTGCGCCGCGATCTCGTCGGGGACGAGCTCTTCGAGGTGTTCAAGCTCAGCGACCTAGGCGATTTTTTCGGTGTGGTCGGCCGCCCATTTCGCACGCGCACCAACGAACTCACGATCGAGGCCCATCAATTGCGCCTGTTGGCCAAAGCGCTGCGCCCGTTACCGGAAAAATGGCATGGTCTCACCGATGTCGAAGCTCGTTACCGCCAGCGTTACCTGGATCTCATTGCCAACCCGCAGTCGCGCCAGGTGTTCTTGCTGCGCTCGCGTTTGATCGAGCGTGTGCGGGCGTTTTTCAACGCGCGGGAATTTATCGAGGTGGAAACCCCCATGATGCACCCGATCCCGGGAGGGGCGGCTGCACGCCCATTCGTGACCCACCACAACGCGCTGGACATGGACTTGTATTTGCGCATCGCCCCCGAGCTTTATCTCAAACGCCTGCTCGTCGGCGGCTTCGAGCGGGTGTACGAAATCAATCGCAACTTCCGCAACGAGGGCATCTCGGTGCGCCACAATCCCGAGTTCACCATGCTCGAATTTTACTGGGCCTATGCCACCTACGAGGACCTCATGGTGCTGACGGAAGAACTTTTCGTCACGCTGGCGGACGAGCTGAAAGGAACGCGGGTACTGCCGTATGGCGATTGGACGTTGGATTTGACCCCGCCATTTCGACGGATTTCGATCCCGTCTTACCTGGCGGAGCGTGCAGGGGTGGACGTGGACGCCGTGTTCGCTCTGGACCTGCAAACGCTGCGCAAGGTCGCGCAACGATTGGAGGTACCTGTCGAGAAGGATTACGCCGGCCATTACGGCCCCGCCGCTGCCGGCCACATGCTCGTGGATGTATTCGAAGCCGCGGCGCTAAAAGACCTCGTGCAGCCCACGTTCGTGTATCACTACCCGGCCTCCGTATCGCCTCTGGCACGGCGCAACAAGGAGCATCCGACCTTCGTGGATCGTTTCGAGTTGTACTGCGCGCAGCGCGAGATCTGCAACGCGTTTTCTGAGCTCAACGACCCTCTGGACCAGCGCCAGCGCTTCGAGGAACAGTTGCGCGCGCGCGCGGCAGGAGATGAGGAAGCCCACGCCATGGACGAGGATTTCCTCCGCGCGCTGGAGCACGGCATGCCGCCCGCAGCGGGGGAGGGCATCGGCATCGATCGTTTGGTCATGCTGTTCACGAACTCCCCATCCATCCGGGACGTCATCTTGTTTCCGCAACTGCGCCCGGACTGA